The sequence ATACCGAAGGCCCTACCTTAAAGGCTGGCCCCCCTCTCACCTTTCCGCCCTGCCGTGGCCGATCCCTCGTTCGACCTCTCCTCCGGGACCGTCCTGCTTGTGGACGACGAAGAGGACCTCCTCGACCTCCTCTCGTACGCGCTCGAGCGCGAGGGCTTCGACGTGCTGACGGCGCGGGACGGCGTGGAGGCGCTGCGCGTCGCCAAAGCCGAGCGGCCGGACCTCGTCGTGCTCGACATCATGATGCCGAGGATGGACGGCCTCGAGACCTGCCAGCGGCTGCGCGAGGACGCGACCCTCCGCCTCGTCCCGATCCTCATGCTGACCGCCCGCAGCGAGGAGCGCGACGAGATCCTCGGCCTCGACGCCGGGGCCGACGACTACCTCACCAAGCCGACCTCGCCGAGCCTCCTCGCCTCGCGCGTCCGCGCCCTCCTGCGCCGCAGCGAGCGTGCCGAGGCCGCCACCACGAGCCAGCTCCGCGTCCACGACCTCGTCATCGACCGCGACCGCTACCTCGTCACGCGGGACGCCGCCGGCGAGGCCGAGGAGTTCCGCCTGCCGCGTAAGGAGTTCGAGCTGCTCTTCTTCCTGGCCTCGCACCCAGGCAAGGTGTTCACGCGCGAAGACCTCCTCAACCACGTCTGGGGGCCGGACGTCTACGTCGTGGACCGGACCGTGGACGTGCACGTCCGCAAGATCCGCGAGAAGCTCGGCAGCGGGACGATCGAGACCGTCAAGGGCATCGGGTACAAGCTGGCCGAGTCGGTGGCGTAGCTTCGGGCTTCTTCTAGCCCTGACGCCTCGTGGCCGCTGACGCCCCTGCCCCGCCTATGTCCGACTCGCCCGTGCGGCGGGTCAACCGGCTCGCGCTCAAAACGGCTGTCGTCACCGGGGCCGTGGTGGCGGGCGTGGCGCTCGGCGTGGTGCTGGCGGGGATGCCGGAGGCGTGGGCACCGCCGCTCCTCGGCCTCGCCGCTGGCCTGGCGGCGTACGGGGCGGTCCAGGTGCTCGTCGCGCGGCGGCTCGAACTCGCCCGGGCCACGCTCCGCTCGGCGCGCAAGCGGCGGTTCGACGCGCTCGGCCGGCTCCGGTCGCCGGAGGACCGGGACGAGCTCGACGCCCTGCTCTGGCAGGTCTACCGGGCTGGGCGCACGCTCCAGCAGGAGATCGAGCGGCTCGAGCGGCTCGAAGACTACCGGCGCGAGTTTCTGGGCAACGTCTCGCACGAGCTCAAGACCCCGATCTTCGTCATCTCTGGCTTCGCCGAGCAGCTCCTCGGCGGGGCGCTCGAGGACCCCGCCGTCAACCGCCGGTTCGTGGCCAAGATCGGGCGCAATGCGCAGCGGCTCGACAGCCTCGCCCGCGACCTGCTCGCGATTTCGCGGATCGAGAGCGGCGAGTTGACGATGACCCAGGCCGGGTTCAGCCTGAGCGCGCTCGTCGAGGACGTCGCCGAGTCGCTGGAGCCGGTGGCCGAGGCCGAAGAGGCCCAGATCCTGCGCCGCGTGCCGCCCGACCTGCCGCCGGTGACCGGCGACCGCGATCAGCTTCGGCAGGTGCTCGTTAACCTCGTCGACAACGCGCTCAAGTACAACAACCCCGGCGGTCGCGTCGAGGTGGCCGCCCGCGCGACCGCCGAGGGCACGGTCCGCGTCAGCGTCGTGGACGACGGGATCGGGGTGGCGGCCGAGGAGATCCCGCGCCTGACCGAGCGCTTCTACCGCGTGGACCGGAGCCGGAGCCGGTCGCAGGGCGGCACCGGCCTCGGCCTGGCCATCGTCAAGCACATCCTCGAGGCGCACGGGCAGCGGCTCCGCATCGAGAGCCGCCCGGACTATGGCTCGTCGTTCTCGTTCCACTTGCCCCTCGGCGTCGCCGAACCCGTTTCTGAGGTACCAGGGCCCCTCGTTTAGCCCCGGCTGGACCGGAACAAATGCGGGGTGCCGGGTTCCATCGCCTAACCTACACAGTAC is a genomic window of Bacteroidota bacterium containing:
- a CDS encoding response regulator transcription factor; this encodes MADPSFDLSSGTVLLVDDEEDLLDLLSYALEREGFDVLTARDGVEALRVAKAERPDLVVLDIMMPRMDGLETCQRLREDATLRLVPILMLTARSEERDEILGLDAGADDYLTKPTSPSLLASRVRALLRRSERAEAATTSQLRVHDLVIDRDRYLVTRDAAGEAEEFRLPRKEFELLFFLASHPGKVFTREDLLNHVWGPDVYVVDRTVDVHVRKIREKLGSGTIETVKGIGYKLAESVA
- a CDS encoding ATP-binding protein is translated as MSDSPVRRVNRLALKTAVVTGAVVAGVALGVVLAGMPEAWAPPLLGLAAGLAAYGAVQVLVARRLELARATLRSARKRRFDALGRLRSPEDRDELDALLWQVYRAGRTLQQEIERLERLEDYRREFLGNVSHELKTPIFVISGFAEQLLGGALEDPAVNRRFVAKIGRNAQRLDSLARDLLAISRIESGELTMTQAGFSLSALVEDVAESLEPVAEAEEAQILRRVPPDLPPVTGDRDQLRQVLVNLVDNALKYNNPGGRVEVAARATAEGTVRVSVVDDGIGVAAEEIPRLTERFYRVDRSRSRSQGGTGLGLAIVKHILEAHGQRLRIESRPDYGSSFSFHLPLGVAEPVSEVPGPLV